The Dioscorea cayenensis subsp. rotundata cultivar TDr96_F1 chromosome 7, TDr96_F1_v2_PseudoChromosome.rev07_lg8_w22 25.fasta, whole genome shotgun sequence genome includes a region encoding these proteins:
- the LOC120264717 gene encoding receptor-like protein kinase ANXUR2, whose translation MSWSLAVIAGVAAGGLALVFLGLFFLWFYILKSRSLSSKTSETGSSYPSALVEWNRGAQMCFAASGPSGDHQSLRQFTLQELELAAKNFNESNYVGKGTFGLVYKGLLLDGTLVAIKRRLGYPMQEFVEEVQSLSKIRHRNLVTLIGYCQEDGCQVLVYEYIPNGSISGHLYDTQRDPTVRLEFKQRLSIAIGAAKGLSHLHSLVPPVIHKGFKTSDVLVNENFIAKVADTGMVELLQRIEGGCPSQTSESNVFQDPEIPTLEELREASDVYSFGVFLLELVTGREVALFISHESTRSLAHWVEGHISLNDLIDQRLAGSFTSRGMKCLIRLILQCLDLSGRRRPRMGLIVLELERILETEMALTIVMGDGTAVVTLGSQLFTSS comes from the exons ATGTCGTGGTCACTTGCAGTTATAGCAGGAGTTGCTGCAGGTGGTCTTGCATTGGTGTTCCTTGGcctattttttctttggttttacaTATTAAAATCTAGATCTCTATCCAGCAAGACCTCAGAGACTGGTTCTTCATATCCATCCGCACTTG TCGAGTGGAACAGGGGAGCACAGATGTGCTTCGCTGCTAGTGGTCCTAGCGGAGATCATCAAAGTTTAAGGCAGTTTACACTCCAAGAATTGGAACTAGCTGCTAAGAATTTCAATGAGAGCAACTATGTTGGCAAGGGTACCTTCGGTCTGGTCTACAAAGGGTTGCTTCTTGATGGTACTCTTGTGGCCATTAAAAGGCGTCTTGGTTATCCAATGCAAGAGTTTGTCGAAGAG GTTCAGTCCTTATCCAAGATTCGGCATCGCAATCTGGTTACGCTTATAGGTTATTGCCAAGAAGATGGTTGTCAAGTTCTGGTTTACGAGTACATACCAAATGGAAGCATTTCTGGTCATCTATATG ATACTCAACGGGATCCAACAGTACGGTTAGAATTCAAACAAAGGCTTTCTATTGCTATAGGAGCTGCAAAAG GTTTGTCACATTTACATAGTCTGGTGCCTCCTGTCATTCACAAGGGCTTCAAAACAAGTGATGTCTTAGTCAATGAGAACTTCATTGCAAAGGTAGCTGACACAGGGATGGTCGAATTGCTCCAAAGGATTGAAGGTGGCTGTCCTTCTCAAACATCTGAAAGCAATGTTTTCCAGGATCCTGA GATCCCCACTTTGGAGGAATTACGTGAAGCCAGTGACGTATACAGCTTTGGCGTATTCCTCTTGGAGCTTGTTACTGGTCGGGAAGTTGCGCTGTTTATTTCCCATGAATCTACCAGAAGTTTGGCACACTGG GTGGAAGGGCACATTAGCTTAAATGATCTCATCGATCAAAGATTAGCAGGAAGCTTCACTTCCAGAGGAATGAAATGCTTGATCAGGCTTATTCTCCAGTGCCTAGACTTGTCAGGGAGAAGACGACCAAGGATGGGATTAATTGTCTTAGAACTTGAAAGAATTCTCGAGACTGAAATGGCTCTTACAATAGTCATGGGTGATGGCACTGCAGTAGTTACTTTAGGAAGCCAGTTATTTACCTCTAGTTGA